A genomic region of Ictidomys tridecemlineatus isolate mIctTri1 chromosome 10, mIctTri1.hap1, whole genome shotgun sequence contains the following coding sequences:
- the LOC101968819 gene encoding sulfotransferase 1A1: MELVQDIYRQPLVNVKGVPLLKYIGEMVEPIQSFQAWPDDLLISTYPKSGSTWVTEIMEMIYQDGNLEKCHRAPTYERVPVLELKWPGLSTGMDILKDTPAPRLLKTHLQLALLPQSFLDQKVKVIYVARNAKDVAVSFYNFYKMAKGHPEPGTWDNFLEKFMDGQVSFGSWYQHVLKWGELGRTHPVLYLFYEDLKENPKREIKKILEFLGRSLSEEMVDHIVQHTSFKEMKKNPMANYSTIPTEIMDHNISPFMRKGIVGDWKSVFTVAQNEHFDAHYAEKMAGCKLKFRWQL; this comes from the exons ATGGAGCTGGTCCAGGATATCTACCGCCAGCCGCTGGTCAATGTGAAGGGGGTCCCGCTGCTCAAGTACATTGGAGAGATGGTGGAGCCAATTCAGAGCTTCCAGGCCTGGCCCGATGACCTGCTCATCAGCACCTATCCCAAGTCTG gtAGCACATGGGTGACTGAGATCATGGAAATGATCTACCAGGATGGTAACCTAGAGAAGTGTCACCGGGCCCCAACTTATGAACGGGTGCCTGTCCTTGAGTTGAAATGGCCAGGGCTTTCCACAG GTATGGACATTTTGAAAGATACACCTGCCCCTCGGCTCCTCAAAACACACTTGCAACTGGCCCTGCTTCCCCAAAGTTTTCTGGATCAGAAGGTGAAG GTGATCTATGTTGCCCGCAATGCAAAGGACGTGGCTGTCTCCTTTTACAACTTCTACAAAATGGCCAAGGGACACCCTGAACCTGGCACCTGGGACAACTTCCTGGAGAAGTTCATGGATGGACAAG TGTCCTTTGGGTCGTGGTACCAGCACGTGCTAAAGTGGGGGGAGCTGGGCCGCACCCACCCTGTGCTCTACCTCTTCTATGAAGACCTGAAGGAG AACCCCAAAAGGGAGATTAAAAAGATCCTGGAGTTTCTGGGGCGCTCCCTGTCAGAGGAGATGGTGGATCACATTGTCCAGCACACATCCTTCAAGGAGATGAAGAAGAATCCCATGGCTAACTACAGCACCATACCAACTGAGATAATGGACCACAACATTTCTCCCTTCATGAGAAAAG GCATCGTGGGGGACTGGAAATCCGTCTTCACTGTGGCCCAGAATGAGCACTTTGACGCCCACTATGCTGAGAAGATGGCAGGCTGCAAGCTCAAGTTCCGCTGGCAGCTCTGA